From Diospyros lotus cultivar Yz01 chromosome 4, ASM1463336v1, whole genome shotgun sequence, a single genomic window includes:
- the LOC127799036 gene encoding heavy metal-associated isoprenylated plant protein 2-like — MESTCLSTIQKTIVAVDLLCSKCRLKVMKLISTVEGINSIVLDPSKNTVTVVGEADPVCIIRKVRKFRRSAQIISIGPPKEEKKEEKKEAILSLPRTCQKCDVWYVVHDDLYGQYCSIL, encoded by the exons ATGGAATCAACGTGCCTCTCCACTATCCAG AAAACAATAGTGGCAGTGGATCTTCTTTGTTCCAAGTGCAGGCTGAAGGTCATGAAGTTAATTTCAACCGTAGAAGGTATAAATTCCATTGTTCTTGACCCCTCCAAAAATACAGTGACTGTGGTAGGGGAGGCTGATCCGGTTTGTATCATTAGAAAGGTGAGGAAATTCAGACGATCCGCACAGATTATCAGTATAGGACCGccaaaggaggagaagaaggaagagaagaaagaagctATTCTTTCCCTTCCAAGGACATGTCAGAAGTGCGATGTCTGGTACGTGGTTCACGATGATCTCTACGGTCAGTACTGTAGTATTCTCTGA